A genomic stretch from Candidatus Methylomirabilota bacterium includes:
- a CDS encoding DUF2905 domain-containing protein has translation MSGFEGLAKLLIIFGVVLALLGGLLLVVGKIPFIGRLPGDIYIQRENFTFYFPLATSLLISILLTLLFSLFSRR, from the coding sequence ATGTCCGGTTTTGAAGGATTGGCCAAGCTCCTCATCATTTTCGGCGTCGTCCTGGCCCTGCTCGGAGGTCTCCTGCTGGTAGTGGGCAAAATCCCGTTCATCGGTCGGCTACCGGGCGATATCTATATCCAACGAGAAAACTTCACCTTCTACTTTCCCCTGGCTACCTCTCTCCTGATCAGCATTCTGCTCACCCTCCTCTTTTCCCTTTTTAGTCGCCGGTGA
- the ruvB gene encoding Holliday junction branch migration DNA helicase RuvB, with protein VIGQGPHARTIKLDLPRFTLIGATTRAGLITAPLRNRFGVVHRLDYYAEEEIFRIVLRSAKVLGVEISPEGAGELAGRARGTPRVANRLLRRVRDFAQVLGDGVISQEIARMALERLEVDERGLDDMDRRILQTLIGKFDGGPVGLETLSMAVGEEKDTLEDIYEPFLILTGFLARTPRGRIATRLAFDHFGLTPGARPQGELM; from the coding sequence GTCATCGGCCAGGGCCCACACGCGCGGACCATCAAGCTGGATCTGCCCCGTTTCACCTTAATCGGGGCCACCACCCGGGCCGGACTCATCACCGCCCCTCTCCGGAATCGGTTCGGGGTCGTGCACCGACTCGATTATTACGCCGAGGAAGAGATCTTTCGAATCGTCCTCCGGTCCGCGAAAGTCCTGGGGGTCGAGATCAGTCCGGAGGGAGCTGGCGAGCTCGCCGGTCGCGCCCGCGGGACGCCTCGGGTGGCGAATCGGCTCCTGAGGAGGGTTCGAGATTTTGCCCAGGTGCTGGGCGATGGGGTGATCAGTCAAGAGATCGCCCGGATGGCGTTGGAGCGATTGGAGGTGGACGAGCGGGGACTGGATGACATGGACCGCCGGATCCTGCAAACCCTCATCGGGAAGTTCGATGGTGGCCCGGTGGGCCTCGAGACGTTATCGATGGCCGTCGGTGAAGAGAAGGATACCCTCGAGGACATCTACGAGCCATTTCTGATCCTGACAGGATTCCTGGCCCGGACGCCGCGGGGCCGGATCGCGACCCGGCTGGCGTTCGATCACTTCGGGCTCACGCCCGGGGCCCGCCCTCAGGGGGAGCTGATGTAA